The Solenopsis invicta isolate M01_SB chromosome 3, UNIL_Sinv_3.0, whole genome shotgun sequence region aaaattattagtatatatatatatacaaattttttattatattaaatcattcTTATCACAATATATATGTCGTAAGCAAATAGCTACTTTTGGCAAAAACTTTATTGTCTTCCCGAAACAACAAGACATAAATAATTCCGTTTAATTTCACCATCGGCAAACTCTTGCCGTTCATCATTATCTTCAATTTCTCTATCGTGATTACCTTGCTCTTCCGGTTCTCTTCCTTCTCCTATAAAATCTTCGACATCATCATTGCTTTGTAGGCAAATATTATGTAGGACGCAGGCAGCAAGAATGAAAAATGGTATTAAATCCAGACGAGACATGTCTAAGAACTTTAAGGGGGAAACCTCATTTATcgggtcaaaaaaatcgattttagaaagttattacATGAAATAGTCTTAATCGATTGTTAAACTATTCAAGAATATTCCCTGAAAATTTCAAGTCGGTATCTGCAGTATTTACGAAGTTACGAAGTTAAAGCGGACGGGTCGGGTGACGAGTTCAGACAGGCCTAGGCGACCTCTCGGGCGGTCGCGTTTATACCTGCGTTCTCAAAAACCTTCAAAGCCATCTTAGATTTGAATCCGTACGGCAATGACTGTCctgtaaaaaaaagtgaatgcGTTGGGCATGTCGAGAAACGAATGGGCACAAGACttcgaaatgtaaaaaaaggataAGGAGCTCGGAGGACGTGGAATGTTGACCGATGTACTGATAAACAAAATAACTCGATACTACGGATTAGCCATACGTCGAAATACTGATTCGGTCCAGGGCATGAAAAAAGCCATTCAAGCAACACTCGATCATCTAACATCCATCGACGAGACACCGAAACACGGAAATTGTCCGGCTGGAGCTGATAGCTGGTGTAAGTGGCGCAAGGCTGAGGCAGGTTGTGCAGCGTCATTTAAACATCCCCCTCCTCTTCACCCAAATGTTGAGAAACATTTGCAACCAATCTTCGACGATCTTTCGAATGACAATCTTTTGGAAAGGTGTTTAGGCGGTTACACACAAAATGCAAATGAATGTTTTAATTCGACCGTTTGGCGTTTATCGCCTAAACACATTCACAGTGGAGCAAAAATCGTCTGCATTGCTGCGTATATTGCTGCATCAATATTTAACGAAGGCTACAATGCAGTATTGATGATTATGAACAAATTGGACATAGAAATTGGGATACAGGCACACAATTTTGCCATAGCGAAGGACGAGAAACGAATAACCACACAGAACCGCCGAAGCTATAACAGCTCAAAAAAGGCAAGAACGGCTCGTAGGATGGAGATGATGGCACAAAACGAGTTCTACGAGGAAGCGGAGGGGCTACTTTATGCACCTGGAATCGCTGATTAGCCTGAGACTGCCGTAAGTTgtgaatatgtaatatttttatgcatctaaaactttaaacgcgtttttctcgaaacacgTTTTTTCGATTTTGTGTACACGATTAAGAGAAATCTACTGAACCGATTTGGTTTCACGACCtctcattttaaagataattaaattctctTCGATGTgacattaattgtttttttaaaaaaaaattttttcatattttttttgtattttaaagtcgatttttttaacgaaaaacgcattttcaattttcaactgTGTAAAAACATGCAATTttgactttttctttaaaaaatcgaaatgtCACATAGAAGCTAGTAtcataaacattacaaaaaattttggtttttttgtttcagatcaAAATTAAGGACGCTACAGTGTACACAGCGGAGACACACCATAAGCGAAGCAATATTATTATGGCGTCCGTTTATATagtaaacatcttttttttttatgaaaaaattcctGTGTACTCTTTGATTGTGTACtaaattgtcataaaaatttcaaaacgttTCAGTTTATTACACCCAAGaaaaaaattcgtgaaaatCATGTATTTTTCGACCGTGTAAATGAGGTTTCCCCCTTAATCGCCTGAATCGCCCTTTTAGAAGAGCAAAAGCTCTTTCTATCGTTTGCCGCTTctgtgataaaattttattaaaccttTTCTGCTCCTAAAACAATCATGTTATTtagaaagttattattaatgacaaaatatatttaatattgccatatttaaaatttacctcTGTGAGACGCCCGTTATCTCTGAAAGGAGGAATACACCACGTTAGAATATGCTTTATCACCGATAATATATTCGCCATTTGGAAAAAAGGCTGGTGGGTTTCTATTAATACGTTTACAAATATCCGAGTTCCGAAAAATTCTGTAGTCGCCTACGGATCCAGGATAACCCGTAAAATAATCTATTAACCGCAAATCTGCGTCACAGATTGCTTGAAGAACTATAGCATATTGCATTTTTCTGCATTTATAATGAAGGGCAACTTCctgcaaagaaaaagaaagacaaataTGGTACATCTCGTtatcaaataaaacaaaatttgaatagtaattacatatttaaaaaaacacctGAATGTTTGGttgctttataaaaatgtaagacCCATCAATTGCTCCTATTACACCGGGCATAGGAGTATCTCCAAGATGGTTAAATTTCTCCTTTGAAGCTGCCAATTGTTCACCTATAGGCCATGTAATGACTTCATTTGCAATACTGTTTAATGATTGAACAACACGACGCACACTGTCATTAAGCGAAGACTTGctcatatcaaatttttcacCAACAGATCTGCAACaagaatttatgtttattataatattcatgtttatttattgttatatgatCCAAAAAATGCCACATACCTGAAAGAATCTGGTGTGCTAAGTAGCCAGATTGTGGCCAAGAGCTGGGTACGTATGGGTATAGCTGGACATCCTAAAGCTTCAGGATTAAATAACAATGGTCCTAAACGattttccaaattttcaaaaatttctggTTTCATTCTAAAGTGACGACGAAATTGTTGATTATTATATCGAGGAATTACATTTTCTACGAAACCAGTTATACGTGGTGGAATTTGTCGCTTTCCCCGAATtcgattaatattttctattaaaacaatGTTCTCCAAATCATTGTCGTCACTTTCATCATTTTCAAAAATCGCagcattcaaaaatatttctataaatctCTGACTGATGATTGTACAAAATAACATTCGACGTCTTGTTGAATTTAtcattgtttctttttaatctgTAAAGCAGAAAGAAggtatattaatattcaaaaagaATACATTAAACAACctacttcttcttctttttagtTAGCGATTATAGCACCCGTCAAAAAAACCGGAAACGATACCGCCCTTcggaaaattaattgtttaacgcaaaaatacaaaactagcaaccgaaaataaaaataatgtattcgAATAATTGtcgattgtgatgcaatcgacgatttcaaaaatattttcagtagcAGACTAATACATACGTACTCGTTCAACGCCCCAAACGGACTCTATCCGCTTCCACGTCGATTGTCCAGGTTACTGATGCCCATCAGTAGAGAGAGAAGAAGCACCAGAAACGTTACGACCATGCCACACAATGCACAAAGACAACTGCGTTGTCCCGACAagccgattgtgatgcaatcggAGGTTAAAAAATCAATGACGGGCGAACACGTACAAACTTTAGACGGACTTGACGTCTAAGCACGAAGTCCCATTCCCATTCTCAACACTCGACATCAACACTGCTCAACACGAAGATAACATAATACACGTGCATACACATCCtggatgataataatattattgcagCTGACGAGCTGACGCCATATTGGACTTTCGTTTTACCTCCTGCGTTCGAAAAGTCCATTAACTCAGAGTTGAGTTCAAGTCTACCCACACCGAACCCTACTCTACCCTCACGAGTGAATTTTCGAACGCAGCCCAGAATTTAAAATCCTGGTAAccacaaaaattgtaataatcaattttaaatcatGTAGCCAACAAAAAGGCTGCATGCCTACAATGAGCATAAGGTTTGAAACAAAACGATACATTGAGAAAATTAAGTATGAGTGCAACAACTGGAATCCATCCATAGTCGTAACGTCGCGACCCTTATAGCCTAGTAGCGGAATCTTAAAAAGGAGAAACTACTCGCGAGCGCGGCCACCTACCGGCGCGCGAGGTACTAAGCGATGCGGGTCGGCGCCGTCGGCGCTCTCgttctcccccccctctctctctctcactctctctcgcGCTTGCCGGGCTGCCATTTGACAGACGCTTGGTGTatgttgtacatacatacagttGGGAGGTTGCGACATTTTCTTTTCCGATGAATTTAAGAACGCGATATTCATCAGGATGCGAATCCTGATGCCATACGCTCATCTACGTGATTATGATGCTGTCAAATTTGCATATAcaatatgtaacaaatttaaacaaacgtCATGTGCCGCTCGCAAAATCtataataaactaatattaagtttatgaaatataatgttAGTAgaacacattaaaaaatatacaacatttttttatttcttcaatttaacaatatatacaaATAGCTCAGATAACgcaaaatattcacaaaaaatttacaaaatatttataataattatttaaaacttctataaatacttacaaaaatattttataaatatttttgtaattttaaattaaagagtaatgttgtcataaaaaattgtattattaatatcataaaaatatttatgaaatattatatatatttattattttacttatcgtaagcataatgtaaaatatttatttaatatttaaaatataactaataataaatatttataaatgtttaacacAAACAACATGTGCTACTTGAGAGGATAAAATGTCAGGATACGATACctgattatatgtatataaatgttcgATGAACACTTCTAAAATATCTGATTATGTGCATCACAAAAGCTGCTaagactttttatttaaaatttgtataaatgtgatgaataaatatataaattttcacaaTCCCttctaaacttaataaatttataacgacAGGTAAAGATCAtacagagcgtctttcttgtaatgacgtggtctacaaaattaattgtaaggactgtgattcttcttacgtgggacagacgaaacgtcaattaaaaacaagagttagcgaacataaagcagacattaggaaggccagttctccttcagttatttcgTTACATCGCATCGGAAAAAAtcacgaatttgattgggagaacgtaaaaattttagacaaggagccatcttatgtcaaaagatctatatccgagatgctacacatcaaaaatgcacggactcaataaacaaagcgataccgaacttctctcggatgcgtatcttcctatcctcgagcgtattcccccttcttaggttcatcaccccttctccttctattcctttcgttcgggccaccgaggctatctcgtttcggtctatattatttgtatctattctcaccgagatgtaacatcccatctcaaggctgtgacacgagttttggtacTTAGAGGTAATCTGTATTTGATTTTCGCTCTGACTTAtctcctcttttccttttttgaattttcattacttttagaatgattttttacaattttatatctaatgacttgtacagctttcttatttatttattagaatctttttacttatattccgcttatacttcttcttttttaactatttaatttcaCTGTTGTATGCCACAAGCTTTATAGTcatcattttaacatcattgtcttatttatttatttattcatttgttagcaaccaatcgatgttgtttcacaaaactcttgtctcggcacacgctctgtgaggttgtTCACAATATCATTATGCTAAGACGCTATAATAAGATGTAATCTTTATCTTTTTGGTAactttgtttttagttttaatttttcgatttttatttgtttattccgacgaattcatttcttaattagtgcgattgtttttttatagacttgtattatcactgaagaagaccgttattaaaggtcgaaacgtttgcctgctTGACATTGAAgtctttcgttatttatttgcaccagacatcctgcgtggctcttgagctcactattctttattttatataaatttttattttgcaacattctttaaaaagaattttttaattataatttaagactaatatatttcttaatattttaaacacaatttaattaaaataaacaccTAAAACTACGATGTAATTACATGtaataagattcttttaattattctatataaaattattaatttcttctaataacatattttctgttaaataattaaaaacgatcTAAACcttgtatataacaatttaaaaaaataaaatttaatttaccatataaatattattttcatgaaaatgcTCAATATCCACAACGAACTGCTTTACTGCAGTAAATGTGTGAATGAATACtacactcataaaattttattaaagtcggTGACCCTCGCAGCCTCTCCTTGTACGTGCATTtccattgttaaaaatgtaatagcaaaacgtgaaaCCAAAAAaccgtaaaatataaaaaaaaaaattgtagcttCTGAATTTTAGTAGATGAAAGTACAGATATTGGTAATACAAAGATTATGTGTATTCTTGTACAATTTTGgtcgcaaaaaaaagaaaattgttaaaattcaatTGTTAGAATTACCTTCATTAGATGCTACAAACTATTCAACAAATTAAAGTTTtgaaagatttaagaaaattttaaataataaatatatcccTATAACAAATGTTGGAATAGCAAGCAATAATGCATCAATAATGATAAGATGCAATAATTCGTTTTTTTGCATTTGCAGTTAGAGGTaccgtaattttattaaattgtatttgccaTTCTTTCGCGATAATAACCAAAATGACAATggaatttcttgcatgtaaaacGTCGAGATTTgaactttgcgtcgcgatatctccgcacgtaggacacggagagaaaatataaaaacacttTTCTTATACAATTCGACTCCAAACTAttgattgagactactcagaacttgatcggttcagccgttactgagatctgataattcCGTTATGCTTGAAcacgctgactcgcgtaaaagaagCTCGGTCTCCGACTCACTCAAGCGTGCACTTGGTGCGAGGCTcaaccgcgcctcttgataaaaCATGCGAAAAATTACCGTTTTTATATGAACATTTAATGGGAGGAATTGCAACTTATATATCGAGTAGTGTAAAAAGATAagcatttttaacaaaatttcaagaatttttttggtaagaaaaacaaaaaattctaaaattatgtAAAGCAGGAtgaattgttttacaaaaatataatactttattagAATTCTTGATCaatgtaaagttttaaaaaaattattttattttagccacaattgaagataaaataaaatatgtgaaattaattttaacacaattaaatGATAATGTTATTGAATCATATTtgctcttttaaaaatattctttagaatattttaataaatttaacgatTTTTTCAATCAcgagatgttttaatttatagataacataaaaaatgtcaactgatttgacaaatttattttgtaattcctGAGCCTTTGAAAAacgtaaattgaaaaaatatataaacacaaatataatcacagaaaaaaaaatcagtgtCAAACCAATAATTCATCGTGCCATATATAAGAGTGTAAATttctcttgaaagaatttgtaatattaaacagacataatttcaaaaagtacgaatgtaataaaaaatcctAAATGCTAAGTAATGAAGAGTCATtttaagaatgtaaaaaaagcaaaaatgagaTATGCGACATTAACTGCCTCTCTAAATATTCCCTTTCCTAATGCAAAACacacattttagaatttttttttaaatttatcagatGATCCAAATGTGTTGAAAGAAATGACAATGGGTCGTACAAAGtgtagaaatattattacaaatgcaaTATACCCAATGATAAGAGAACGTGTCATGAACAACATTCAGAATGATAGATTTTTCCATGTATATAGATTAAATGTCTgacattacaaataataaatgtataactttTCTTGTAATATACGTAAATTTAGAGATATTAGATATTCGCATGAAATTAGTGAAATTGATTGATACATATGCCAAAGATTCCAGCGCGGAAAAGTTGATTAACGCATTCAAATGTGAAATGTGGCGATTAAAgataccatttttaaatattgttgccCCGTCATACGACAATATGTTTGTCATAACTGAGAAAcag contains the following coding sequences:
- the LOC120357256 gene encoding uncharacterized protein LOC120357256, translated to MLTDVLINKITRYYGLAIRRNTDSVQGMKKAIQATLDHLTSIDETPKHGNCPAGADSWCKWRKAEAGCAASFKHPPPLHPNVEKHLQPIFDDLSNDNLLERCLGGYTQNANECFNSTVWRLSPKHIHSGAKIVCIAAYIAASIFNEGYNAVLMIMNKLDIEIGIQAHNFAIAKDEKRITTQNRRSYNSSKKARTARRMEMMAQNEFYEEAEGLLYAPGIAD
- the LOC120357228 gene encoding protein ALP1-like — encoded protein: MNIIININSCCRSVGEKFDMSKSSLNDSVRRVVQSLNSIANEVITWPIGEQLAASKEKFNHLGDTPMPGVIGAIDGSYIFIKQPNIQEVALHYKCRKMQYAIVLQAICDADLRLIDYFTGYPGSVGDYRIFRNSDICKRINRNPPAFFPNGEYIIGDKAYSNVVYSSFQR